Within the Echinicola sp. 20G genome, the region CAGAACAAATTGACTTTTAATGAAGATGAAAAAGCAGAATGGTTAATAAGTGAACAGGTACTATTTGACGGACTTGAATGGAGTAAGAACGAATTGAAAAAATAAAGACGAACGCATAACAACACATATAGCTTCAGGCGGGCTGACGGCAGTCCGCAAGGTCTCTACTTATCTGCTATCTTTGGTCACAGCCGACACGATAGCGTTTGTAAAATCCGCCCGAAAGCTTAGCCGGGCCGTTGTAGGTCACTAGTATCAAGGCCGAATATTTCCGAATCAAACCGAATCAACCGAATCAACTTTATCGAATCACAAACGAATATATTCGAATCATTTCGTATCACTCAGCTTTAAAAACCGTATCTTCGAAGAATGGAATCACAAGTTCATTACCTTCGCCTCAGTCTTAATTGGAAATTAATCAACACAATTAGTGAAATTGATCGGTTCGATGCTTCTTGGGCAACTATCGAACGAAAAGAGGGACAAAGCCTCAAACAACTCAAGAATATCGCAACGGTAAGAAGTGTTGGAGCCTCAACAAGAATTGAGGGTTCCAAAATGAGCGATGAAGAAGTTGAAGTGTTACTTAAGAACATTGATATCTCAAAGTTAGAAGATCGCGATTCCCAAGAAGTTGTTGGTTATTTCCAAACACTGGATATTATTTCGGAATCATTCCAAGACATACGAATTGACAAAAGTAGTTTAAAGAATCTCCATAGTATCTTAATGAAACATAGTGAAAAAGATCAATGGCATAAAGGAGATTATAAACAACATAGTAACGCTGTAGAAGCGAATTATCCTGACGGTACAAAACAAATAATCTTTCAGACAAAAGAACCTGGTTTTCCAACTGAAGACGCTATGAATTCATTGTTTGAATGGTATTCTTCTGACAAAGAAACTCACCCACTTGTAAAGTCTGCCTTATTCTCATACGAATTTGTAAGCATCCATCCTTTTCAAGATGGAAATGGAAGATTAAGCAGGCTACTAGCAACCCTTCTCCTTCTGCAAAACGGCTATAGGTGGATTCAATATGTCAGTTTGGAGCATGAAATCGAGAGTCGAAAAAACGAATATTACAGAGTTCTTAGGAGTTGTCAGTCCAACAGACCAAATGAAAATATCAATGAGTGGGTTGTTTTTTTCTTTAGTGCTCTTAAAAATATTCAAGAACAACTAATGAGGAAGCTTGAATCAACAGGAATCGAAGGAAGCTTATCTCCAAGAGAAAAATCAATATTAACATTTATAGGAAATTATGCAGGTTGTAAATCTGGTGAAATTGCTAAAAGACTAGATATTCCAAATCCAACAGTAAAACGTATCTTGACCGATTTAGTAAGCAGAAAACTAATAATCAAACATGGCTCTGGTTCAGGAACGAACTACTCAATAATGTAAAAGACCTACAATAATGGGTGAAAACCATGTTATGTCAAGGGGTCACGAGAGGTTTGTGGTTATTTGGTAGCCCGAGAATTCGAAGAATTCGCTACTTTGAAAACAGAAACGAACTACTACTAAATTACGCTTCCGTTCTGATTCGAAGCGTTGTAAACAATCCGGTACCATATTTAAAACATTTACCTTCAGGGCTAAGGTTTAAGAGGATGTTATAGCTTAGAAATAGTTTGGATGAATTGTGATTTTAAAAGGTTATCAAATGTATTTTTCAATACATTAGTCAGAATTAAATTATGAAAGAAAATCTGAGATTGGATAGAAAAGAAAGTACTACTGAACACCATTACAATCAAATTCGAGGTGAAAAGCCACCTGAATCATTCAAACATGAAGGTTTTGTAAAGTGTAAACTGATTCATTCTAAAGGGAAATCATTTATCGTTCCGGATCTTATTTATTTGATGACAGATGACATTAATTTTGAATGGATTCAGTTTTATTCTTTCCTTCCTTGTATGCTTACAAAGTTTTCTGAAGAAGAGATAATTGGAAGCTTTCCTGTTGATATTTCTTTTGGTCATACCATAAGAATCACTATAACAACGGAATGGCACCAACATAATCTGCCCGACAATTCAAATCTATTCAAATGTCGCATTGAAGGACCAGAGAACATCATGGATTTCACAACAGGTAAAGGGAAATTAATTGATGGAAGCCCCTATATAGAATTGTTTCATCACACCCTTACGGAGTATAAAAATTTGATTGAAGAAAGTTCGTTTTTTAAGTGTTCTGCTTGGAACTATCAAGGAACTAAGGAGTTATCAAACTTTGCATACTGCTACTTTACATCACTTCCAGAAATCATCCAATCCAATGACCTCAAAATGATTGCTATGGCATCAGATGGTAAGGTTCACCTAATTGTTGATGGTAGTGATGAGATTGTGGAAATTGAAGTTTATAGAGAATCCACAAAGAACCGAACAGCAACACTTAAAATGTTGATTGATTCAACTATCATTGAGAACAATCATCTATGGGACCAAGAAACCAATAATGGACAAGTCTATTATGAAAAAAGTAATGCCTTCGTTTACAGAATTGGTGTGGAAGTTGGTAGCACCATCCAATTTGTAAATAAAAGAATTGATCGTCAAGAGTGCATGAAACTTCTAAAATATTTAGTCATAGGTGATGCAAGAACCAAAGAAGGAATTATAGCATCTTTTGACGAGGAAGAAACTGAACAGATTTTTAAGGTTGAATTATTC harbors:
- a CDS encoding Fic family protein produces the protein MESQVHYLRLSLNWKLINTISEIDRFDASWATIERKEGQSLKQLKNIATVRSVGASTRIEGSKMSDEEVEVLLKNIDISKLEDRDSQEVVGYFQTLDIISESFQDIRIDKSSLKNLHSILMKHSEKDQWHKGDYKQHSNAVEANYPDGTKQIIFQTKEPGFPTEDAMNSLFEWYSSDKETHPLVKSALFSYEFVSIHPFQDGNGRLSRLLATLLLLQNGYRWIQYVSLEHEIESRKNEYYRVLRSCQSNRPNENINEWVVFFFSALKNIQEQLMRKLESTGIEGSLSPREKSILTFIGNYAGCKSGEIAKRLDIPNPTVKRILTDLVSRKLIIKHGSGSGTNYSIM